Part of the Pseudodesulfovibrio mercurii genome is shown below.
CCTGATGAACTACCTGACCGCCCGCTGACCCGCGCCCGCCGGAGAGACCCGATGCTGGACATGAACATATGGCTTGGCGTGATCGTGCTGACGATCCTGCTCTACGGGCTCAAGTGGTGGCACGGCCGGGGCCGCAAGGTGAAGGTCTACCGGGTCTCGCCCGAATCCCTGAAGCGGGCCAAGGAGGTGGTCGTGCCCGTCCTGGCCCTGGTGGAGGACGGCGAGAGCTTCCCCTTGGACGAGCAGCGGCTGGTCCACTCCAAGGAGGACGTCAAGAGCGCGGCCAAGATCATGGCCTACTACTTCTGGAAGAAACGCCGCCAGGAGGAGCTGGCCCGGATCAAGCACTGCTTCGTGGCCCTGTCCCGGTTCCAGGACGCCTCCCTGGACCTGGAGGCCCAGGAGCGGCGGTCCGCCCGCGAACGCGCCCGGCTCGAACGCGAGATCAACTTCTACCTGACCCACTCGCCCTTCAGCGCCCGGCGCTCCTAGACCTCAGCCCGCCGAATCAACAACGACCCGCTGCGCGCCTAGGCGTTCTCGGGCTTGTCGCCCCGAATCTCGGCGAAGCGCGCCTTGAGCCGACCCAGGATGTGGTCGTACCCCTCGGGCGTGTGCGGGATCAGGCAGGTGGTGCAGTCCTTGACCCCGGAATCCAGGATCACGTAGTTGCCGCCGCACTCCTCGAAGAAGTAGAGCGGGCAGAAGCAGAACAGGCAGTTGAACCGCTCCGGCCGTTTGGTCTTGTGGCAGGGGAAGTACTCGCAGTCCGTGTTGCAGAAGAATCGATGGCTGTTTTTCATGTCAGCGGAACTGTACCTGCTTGACGGGCGGCTCGCAATCCTCGTCCCCGGGAAACTCGGCAAAGGGGAAGGGCCGCCGGTTGTCGTTCAGGGTGGCGTAGCGCATGATCCGGTAGCCGTACTGCGACAGGCCGTTGCACCAGCGCCTGAGGGGCTCGCTGCGCTTCTTCACCGCCAGCAGGTAGCCGTACTGGAACAGGGTGGCCACCTCGACGATCAGGGTCAGGACCTCGAAGAAGATGAGGCAGACCAGGGTGACGATGCAGCGCTTCAGGATCTCGCTCCGCTTCACGGTGGTGGCGCGGGTTTCCGTGGACATATGGTTTCCTCCGGTTGCGGTTCTCCGGCCCAGCCTAGCCCATCCCGGCCGTTTCGCGCAACCTGGCCCGTCCTAGGCCCCCAGCCACTTGACCCACAGCTTGCGGGTGCGGGGGCCGTCGAACTCGCAGAAGTAAATTTTCTGCCACGTCCCGAGCCGGACCTCCCCGCCCTCGACGATGACCAGCTGATCGCAGCCGAACATGGATGACTTGATGTGCGCGTCCGAGTTGCCCTCGGCGTGGCGGTAGTCGCCCTGGCGCGGGACCAGCTTGCGCAGGTTGACCACGATGTCCCGGACCACGTCCGGGTCGGCCCCCTCGTTGATGGTCACGGCCCCGGTGGTGTGCGGGCAGTAGAGCAGCAACGCCCCGTCGGACCATCCGTTCTCGCGGATCGCCCGGCGCACGGCCGGGGTGATGTCCAGCAGCTCCTCGCGGTCGTGGGTGCGGATTTCCAACGTGTCCATGGCGTCCTCCCCCGCGTTAGGCGCGGTACATGTGCTTGAAGCGCTCGTCGTAGAGCAGCGAGCGGGCCGTGCCCGCGTCCTCGCGCCCCTGGCCGGGCAGGACCAGGAACACGGTCTGGCGGGTGAAGCCGTTTTCGCGCGCGGCCTGGGCCAGCGCGCCCAGCTCGGTCTCCACGACCTTCTCGTCCGGCCAGCCCACGCGGCAGGCCATGACCACCAGGGTGGCCGCGTCCAGCCCCCCGGCCAGCAGCTCCCGCTGCACGCCCTCGGGGTCGCCCGCCGACAGATAGATGCACATGGCCGCGCCGTGGGCCGCAAGCCCGCGCAACGCCTCGCCCTCGGGCACCGGCGTCTTGCCCGCCATGCGGGTGAAGATCAGGGTCTGGGTGACCTCGGGCACGGTGTACGACCGTTTGGCCGCGGCAGCCGCCGCGAACCCGGCGGTCACGCCCGGCACCACCTCGTAGGAAATTCCGGCCGCGTCCAGCAGGGCCATCTGCTCGCGGATGGCCCCGAACAGCGACGGGTCGCCCGTGTGCACCCTGGCCACCGTGCCGCCCGAGGCCACGGTCTCGGCCATGAGCTCGTGCGTTTCCGCCAGGGTCATGGGCGCGGAATCGGCAACCCGCGCGCCGGGCTTGGCCCCGGCCACCACCTCGACGGGCACCAGGGACCCGGCATAGAGCACCAGGTCGACCTGCCCGATGAGCCGCCGCCCCTTGACGGTCAGCAACTCCGGGTCGCCCGGCCCGGCCCCGATGAAATACACGTCCGCCATCACAGCACCTTGTTCATGAAGTCCGGGTTCCGGCGCAGGCCGTTGACAGCGATGAGCGCGCACGCCTCGGCGTCCGAGGCCGCGTTGTGGTGGTTCAGCTCGATGCCCAGGTATTCGCACACGTTGGGCAGCTTGTTGCACGAAAGCTCCCAGGTCTTGCGGGCCAGCTGCACCGTGCACAGGAACGGCTGCTCCGGCGCGGTCCAGCCGGACTCCTTGCAGCAGGTGTGCAGGACCGACTTGTCAAAGGCCGCGTTGTGCGCCACCAGGAAGTCCGCGCCCCGGAAATGGACCTCCAGCTCGGGCCACAGATCCCCGAAACTCGGCTCGTTGCACACGTCCTCCCAATGGATGCCGTGCACACGCACGCAGAACGGATTGAACCTGGCCCTGGGCGGACGGATCAGTCGATAGTCCCGGGCCACGATCTCGCCCCGGTCCACCACCACGATGCCCAATGCACAAGCCGAATCCCGCTTGGGATCCGCCGTCTCGAAATCAATGGCCACAAACCGCACGTCGTCCAATGTGGGCATAAAGCGCCTCCGGCGGCCGGGGGAAGGGGGAAGGGAAACCCTTTGAAAAGGGCTTTCCCTTCCCCCTCCCCCCGGACCCCCATCCCCCTTCCCTTCCTAAACTTTTTAGCGCGCCTTCGGCGGGGAAGGAACTCGGGAATGGGTTCAATCTTATCAGGTTGCTCCAAAAATATCGTTCATGCCGCTCCCTCCCCGCGCCCGCACGCACTTGCCGAAGGCACACAAAAAGTTTGAAAGGGGGGTCCAGGGGGGAAACTTTTTCAAAAGTTTCCCCCCTGGCCGCCGGAGGCATTCTTCTCTAAAAGCCTTCTTCCAGCGGCGGCCAGACGAGGGCCTGGGTGTCGGTGTCCACGTCGGCCACGGGTTGCAGGGCCAGGTTTCGGCTGGCCGGCTTGAGGTGCACGAACCGACCGCGCATTTCCAGGCGGCCTTCGGCCAGCCATTGCAGGGCCTGGGGGTAGATGCGGTGTTCCAGCCCGAGGATGCGCGCCCCCAGCGCGTCGCCGTCCTCGCCCGTCAGGCACGGCACGGCTGCCTGGATGATGACCGGGCCGTGGTCCATCTGTTCGTCCACGAAGTGCACGGTGCAGCCGGAGATCTTGACCCCGTAGTTCACGGCGTCGGCCTGGCCGTGCACGCCCGGGAAGCTCGGCAGCAGGGCCGGATGGATGTTGACCACGCGGCCCCGGAACGTCTCCAGGAAGACCGGGGTGACGATGCGCATGAACCCGGCCATGGCCACCACGCCGGTCTCGTTCACGCCGGACTCGCGGATGGCCCGGACCATCTCCTCGTCGAAGGCCTCGCGGGAGGGAAACTCCGTGTGCAGCAGCACGCGGGTGGGGATGTTGTGGTTGCGCGCCCTGGTCAGGCCGAAGGCGTCCGCCCTGTTGGACACGACCACCTTGATCTCGGCGTCGAGCATGCCCGCTTCGATGCGATCGATGATGGATTGCAGGTTGGACCCGCCCCCGGACACGAGGACGGCGATGGGCATTGCCATGGATGCTCCCTTGGATGGTTGAAGACGGCGGGGTCGGCCCCGCCCCCGAATTTGGCCCAAAGCGCGCGCTTTTTCAAGGCCGGATTTCCCCCGGCCGGGCTGCGGCGGGCCGACCAACGCGTTCGGGTATTAAATAGGTGGCAAAAAAAATCATGATACGATACGGATTACCATTAGCGACAACAAGAGGCGTTCCTTCCCGGCCCGGCGTCGGCGCGAACCCGCCTCGCATACACAAGGAGATTTTCCATGGCAGGCAAATTCGAACGGAAACAGGCCAAGGACGGACAGTGGATGTTCAATCTCAAGGCGGGCAACAGCCAGGTCATCCTGACCAGCGAGCTCTACACCACCAAGGCGGCCTGCGACAACGGCATCGCCAGCGTACAGAAGAACAGCCCGCTGGACGAGCGCTACGAGCGCAAGGAGTCCAAGAGCGGCCAGCCCTATTTCGTGCTCAAGGCGGGCAACCACCAGGTCATCGGCAAGAGCGAGATGTACTCCTCCAAATCGGCCATGGAAAACGGCATCGAGTCGGTCAAGACCAACGGACCGACCACGGACATCGTGGACGCCTAGACTTTTCCCGAAAAAAAGGGACCGGCGCGCGAGACTGCGAGCCGGTCCTCTTTTTTTGCCGTGTTGCGGGGGCTACTTGGCGCCCGCGTCCTTGAGCAGCGCGTCCACCAGGCCGGGGATGGTGTAGTCCTCGGGCTCGATGGCCGGGGTCAGGCCGAATTTCCGGACCGTGTCGGAGGTGACCGGGCCGATGGAGGCGATCTTCACGTCCGGGTAGTTCTTGAAGGCGTCGGCCGGGACCAGCTCGAAGAAGTTCTCCACCGTGCTCGACGAGGTGAAGGTCACGTAGCGGATGTCGCCCGCGCCCAGCGTCTCCATGATCTCGTCGCCGGACGCCTGGCCCAGGCGGGTCTCGTAGACCGGCAGGACCGTGACGTTGCAGCCCGCCGCCTTGAGCTCGCGGGGCAGGACCTCTCTCGCCACCTTGGCCCGGGGGATGAGCACGTCCGAGCCCTGGATGCCGCGTTCGAGCAGCCCCTTGACCACGTGTTCGGCCACGTACTTGTCCGGGATGAAGTCCGGCTCGATGCCGCGCGTGCGCAGCTCGTCCGCCGTGGCCGGGCCGATGGCCGCGATCTGCATGCCGCCGAAGATGCGCGCGTCCAGGCCGATGGCCCGGAGCTGCCGCCAGAAGAATCTGACCCCGTTGACCGAGGTGAACACGACCCACTGGTAGCGGGCCAGTTGCAGGATGGCGGTCTCGACCTCGGCGTAGTCGTCCAGCGGCTCCACCGAGATGGTCGGGAACTCGCGCACGCACGCGCCCTGTTCGCGCAGGACGCCGACCAGGCCCGAGGCCTGCTCGCGGGCGCGGGTGACGATGACGCCCTTGCCGAGCAGGGGCTTCTTCTCGAACCAGCCGAGCTTGTCGTGCAGGGAGCAGACGCCGCCCACGATGATGATGGACGGGGCCTGCCAGTTGCGCGCCTTGGCCTCCTCGGCCACGTGCTCGAGGTCGGACACGAACGAGGTCTGGTTGCAGCGCGTGCCCCAGCGGACCAGGGCCACCGGGGTGTCGGCGGCGCGGCCGTTGTCCATGAGATTTTTCGCGATCATGGGCAGGTTGCCCACGCCCATGTAGAAGACCAGCGTGGAGGTGGACTGCCCGTACACGGCCCAGTTGTGGCCGGAATCGGATTTGGTCGGGTCCTCGTGGCCGGTGATGAAACAGACCGAGGTGGTGAAGTCGCGGTGGGTCACCGGGATGCCCGCGTAGGCCGCGGCCGCCACGCCCGCGGTGATGCCGGGCACCACCTCGAAGTCCATGCCCGCCTCGACCAGCTCCTCGCCCTCTTCGCCGCCGCGCCCGAAGACGTAGGGGTCCCCGCCCTTGAGGCGGCAGACGATCTTGCCGGACCGGGCCTTGTCCACGATGAGGTCGTTGATCTTGTCCTGGGGCAGGGTGTGGTCGCCGCCCTTCTTGCCCACGTAGAGAATCTCGCAGTCGGGCTTGCACCACTTCAGGAACTCGGCATTGGCCAGGTAGTCGTAGATCATCACGTCGCAGGACTCGATGATCTCCCTGGCCCGCAGGGTCAACATGCCCGGATCACCGGGCCCAGCGCCGACGAGGAATACGTTCGCCATGTTCTTCTCCAGATATTCGGGCTAGCCCATCACGCTTTCCAGCCGCGCCTTGAGCTGGGTGAGCTTGGTTTTTTCCTCTTCCATCTCGGCCAGCTTGGTCTTTTCGCCCTCGACCACCTCGGCCGGGGCGTTGTTGACGAAGCCGGGGTTCTTGAGCTTGCCGGACACGCCCTTCATGGTCTTTTCGAGCTTGGCCAGGTTCTTGTCCAGCCGGGCCAGTTCGGCGTCGAAATCGACCACGCCCTCCAGCGGCACGAAGAGCTCGTTGCCCTGGACCACGGCCGCGCCCGAGGCCTTGGGGCCCTTGACGTCCGGACCGATGGTCAGGTTCTCGATGCGGGCCAGGGACTTGATCAGGTCCAGGTTGGCATTCAGGACCGCCTTGTCCGCGTCGCTGACCGTCTTGACGAGCAGGTCGAGCTTGCGTGCCGGTTCGATGAGCAGTTCGGTGCGGATGTTCCGGGTGCCGGAGACCACGCCCATGAACAGCTCCATCTCGGCCACGGCGCGCTCGTCCCGGCAGTCGGGCCGCTTGTCCGGGAAGGGCAGGGTGGCGATGTCCTCGCTCCGGTCGTCGCCCGCCGGGCGGGGCAGGACGTTCCAGATTTCCTGGGTGATGAACGGGGTCACCGGGTGGAGCAGGATCATGGTCTCGGAGAGCACGGTCCACAGGACCCGCTGCGTGGCCTCCTTGGCCCGCTCGTCCTCGCCGTAGAGCGCGGGCTTGATCATCTCCAGGTACCAGTCGCAGAACTCGGACCAGATGAACTTGTACAGGGTCTGGGCGATCTCGTTGAAGCGGTAGTCGTTGGTGGCCGAGGCCACGGTCTCCTTGACCTCCTCCAGCCGGTGCAGAATCCAGCGGTCGGCCAGGTCCGAGGCCTCGTGCACGTCGGCGTCCGGGATCACGTCGGGCAGGTTCATCATGGCGAACCGGGTGGCGTTCCAGACCTTGTTCATGAAGTGCTTGTAGCCCTCGATGCGCTGCTCCGAGAGCTTGATGTCCCGGCCCATGGCCGCGAAGCTGGTCAGGGTGAAGCGCAGGGCGTCGGCCCCGTACTTGCCGATCATGTCCAGGGGATCGATGACGTTGCCCGTGGACTTGGACATCTTCTTGCCCTGCTCGTCGCGCACCAGGGCGTGGATGTAGACGTGGTGGAACGGGACCTCGCCCATGAACTGGAGGCCCATCATCATCATGCGCGCCACCCAGAAGAAGAGGATGTCGAAGCCGGTGACCAGGCAGGAGGTCGGGTAGTACTTGGCCAGCTCCTTCGTGTCGTCGGGCCAGCCCATGGTCGAGAACGGCCACAGGGCCGAGGAGAACCAGGTGTCCAGCACGTCCTCGTCCTGGACCAGGCGGGAGGAGCCGCACTTGGGGCAGACCGTGGGGTCTTCCTTGGCCACGATGAGCTCGCCGCACTCCTCGCAGGTCCAGGCCGGGATGCGGTGGCCCCACCAGATCTGGCGGGAGATGCACCAGTCGCGGATCTCGTCCAGCCACTGGTAGTAGGTCTTGGTCCAGTGTTCCGGGAAAATCTGGGTCTTGTCCGGCACGGCGGCGCGCGCCTTTTCGGCCAGGGGCTTCATGGACACGAACCACTGGGTGGAGACGTGGGGCTCGATCACGGACTTGCAGCGGTAGCAGACGCCCACGGAGTGGTCGTGCTCAACGACCTCGACCACGCGGCCCTCGGCCTCCAGGTCGGCCATGACCGCGGCGCGGGCCGCCTGCACGGTCATGCCCCGGTACTTCTCGGGCGCGTTGTCGTTGATCATGCCCTGCTCGTCCAGGACGGAGAGGACCTCGAGGTTGTGCCTGCGGCCGATCTCCCAGTCGTTCATGTCGTGGGCCGGGGTGACCTTCAGGCAGCCGGTGCCGAACTCCACGTCCACGTAGGAATCGCCGATGATCGGCAGCTCGCGGCCCACCAGGGGCAGGATGGCGGTCTTGCCGATCAGGTGGTTGAAGCGGTCGTCGTCCGGGTTCACGGCGATGGCCGTGTCGCCCAGCATGGTCTCGGGCCGGGTCGTGGCGATGATCAGGTCGCCGGAGCCGTCGGCCAGGGAATACTTGATGTGATGCAGGTGGCCGGGCTTGTTCTCGTGCTCGACCTCGTCGTCGGCCAGGGCGGTGTGGCAGCGGTTGCACCAGTTGATGATGTAGTCGCCCTTGTAGATCAGCCCCTGCTCGTACAGGGCCACGAAGACCTCGCGCACGGCCTTGGCCCGCTGCTCGTCGAAGGTGAAGCACTCGCGGGTCCAGTCCACGCTGGCCCCCATGCGCCGGATCTGGCTGAGGATGTGGTCGCCCTTCTCCTTCTTCCACTCCCAGACGCGCTCGATGAACTTGTCCCGGCCCAGGTCGTCGCGGGTCAGGCCCTCGGCCTTGAGCTGGCGCTCGACCACGTTCTGGGTGGCGATGCCCGCGTGGTCCGTGCCCGGCACCCACAGGACGTTCCTGCCCTGCTGCCGGTTGAAGCGGCAGAGGATGTCCTGAAGGGTCAGGTTCAGGGCGTGGCCCATGTGCAGGACGCCGGTGACGTTGGGCGGCGGGATGACGATCGAATAGGGGTCGCCCGGACCGTCGGGGTCCGGGGTGAAGGTCTTTTCCGCTTCCCAGTGGGACTCCCACTTTTCTTCCACGTCCCACGGCTCGTAGGCCTTGGCTAACTCTTTCCGCGCCATATTGGTGCCTCCGGCGGCCGGGGGAAGGGGAGAGGGAAACCCTTTGCAAAGGGCTTTCCCTCTCCCCTTCCCCCGGACCCCCATCCCCTCTTCCTTCCTAAACTTTTTATGCCGCCTTCGGCGGAGTCCGGATCGTTTTCGGGGGGTCTGGTTTCGTATCGGGGCGGTGCTTGAAACACCGCAGTATCATTCCATATTTTCTTGCGGTCAACGCCCGCGCTTGATAGCGTCGGACTACACTTGTCAAGAGCGCCGCATATGTCAAGCATACATATATATTGGGACGAATCGCACTTCTGGGGGCTGCTGGCCGCCCGGGCCCTGACGGCCTGGGACATTCCCCACCGGCTCGTGCGCGGCTCAGAAATAGCCGATGGCGCGCTCGCTGGCAAGCTCGGCGAGGTCCCGGCCGCGCTGCTCGTGCCCGGCGGCCGGGCCAAGGGCAAGGCCGACCGGCTGGGGCCGGGCGGCATGGACGCGGTCCGCGACTACGTGAACGGCGGCGGCACCTACCTCGGCTTCTGCGGCGGGGCCGGGCTGGCCCTGTCCGGACCCTTCGGCCTGGGGCTGTCGCCCTGGTCGCGCAAGGGGTACCGCAACCGGCTGCATCACTTCCTGTCCGGCCACGTGCACGCCAGTCTGGACGCGGCCCAAGACCTGGTCCCGGACGGCATGGACGAGGCGCTGCTGCCGGTCTGGTGGCCGGGCCGGTTCGACCCCGTGGACCCATCGGTCACGGTCCTGGCCCGCTACGGCGAGCCCGGCCCGGACTTCTGGGTGGCGGACCTGAACCTGGCCACCCTGCCCAGGGGGACCATGGCCGACTGGGAGACCCTGTACGGCGTGAACCTGAGCCCGAGCTTCCTTGAGGGCGCGCCCGTGGTGGCCATGAACGGGTTCGGCCGGGGCCGGGTCATCCTGAGCTACGCCCACCTGGAGACGCCCGCCTCGCACCAGGCCAACCGCTGGCTCTCGCACATCCTCGGGCGCATCCTCCGCGAGCCCGAATCCGTCGTGGCCGCGCGCGGCCCGGTCCCGGCCTGGGACGTGGCCGCCCGCAAGGTCCTGTGGGAGGACGCGGTGCTCATGCGCGCCCGCCGGACCATGGAGGAGATCATCCGCACCGGGTCGGACCACTTCCTGCTCTTCTGGCGCAACCCGTGGCTTCTGGGCTGGCGGCGGGGCATCCCCGGCGCGGGCGTGAACACCCTGTATTCGCTCATCTGCGAAGCCCTGGCCGCCGAGCCGAACGACGCGGCCCTGGCCTTCTGGCGGGAGCACCGCGACCGCTTCAAGGTGCTCATGGACCTGCTCGGCAACGGCCTGACCGGCTACCTCCTGGCCGAGCGGCTGGCCATGACCGTGTTCCACTCGGACTCGGGCGCGGTCTCCAAGGAGGGCCTCCGCGAGCAGCGGCGCGCCCTGTTCGGCCTGCCCCCGGAGCCGGGCGGCATCTACGCGGACCTGGCCGGGATGCTCGAGGAGCTGTACTGGCGGCTAACCCTTCCCGCATCCGGTTATCATTCCTGAACCCACCGGTTTTCCAGACGATTGCCAGATGCCCGGTCCCGTGCTAGATTGGGGGCGAAGCATGCGCTGCGGCCCGGACGGTTCCGGCCCCGTGGCGCTTCCATATGCACTCCCTTTCCGACCGCGCGGTGAACCATGTCGGACGAACAGGCCCTGAAAGACAGCCCTGACGCAACCTTCCGCTTCTGCATGTCCGAGGACGGCATGAAGCTCGGCGTCAACCGGTACTTTCCCCCCAACGGGGGCAAGGAGCCGAGCGTTCCCCTGCTCAGGGCCCAGGTGGCCGCCTGCGGAGTCCGGCTGCCCGTGGACGAGGACGCCGCCAGGCGCATCGTCGAGGCGGTCACCGAGGGGCGCGAGTTCCGGGGCATCACCCTGGTCCGGGGCATCCCCCCGCGCGAGCCGAGGGAGGCCTCCCTGGCCCCCCTGGGCGATCTGGAATACCCGGTCTTCCCGGACGACCGTTTCCTGCGGTTCCGCCCGGCCACCAAGGCCGCGGAAGGCGAGACCATCGACGGGCGCACGCTCAAGCCAAACGGCACCTTCACCCCCAAGCCCGTCAAGGTCGAACGGGGCGAGAACGCGGACTGGGACCCGGCCGCCGAGGCCTACTACTCCCTGGTCTGGGGCATGGTCCGGGTCCGGGACAACGTGGTCTCCGTGGACCCCGTGGCCCACATCACCCACGACGAGGTGGAGATCGTCGGGACCATCTTCCACAAGGATTTCCGGGGCGAGCCCATCACCCCCGAGCGTATCGAGAAGCAGCTGCGGGACATGGGCGTGCTCATCCCCGTGGACCTGGAGGCCCTGCTCATCAAGCTCAGGCAGGCGGCGGCCGCGAACATGCCCCTGCCCAACCAGGTCCTGGTCCAGGGCGCGCACCCGGTGCCGGGCCGCGACGGCTGGCTGGAGTCCCTGGTGGCCACCCGCGAGGAGACCGGCACCGAGGACGCCTCGGGGCGGCTCGACTTCCGCGACCGGGGGTTCTACCCCATGGTCGTCACCGGGCAGATCATCGGCAGGCTGCACCCGCCCACCGCGGGCGAGGGCGGCATCGACATCTACGGCAAGACCATTCCGGCCCACGCGGGCAGGGAGCTGAAGATCCACCTGGGCGAGAACGTGCTGTTGCAGAACGACGGCGTGACCTACGCGGCCAAGGCCCAGGGCGTGGCGGTCATGGAGCGCAACACCCTGTCCGTGACCCAGTGCCTGGTGGTCCAGGGCAACGTGGATCTCAACTCCGGCAACGTCAAGGTGGAGCACGGCTCGATCAAGGTCCTGGGCTCGATCCAGGCCGGATTCTCGGTCTCCGCCCCGCGCCACGTGCTGGTGGACGGGTCCATCGAGAGCGCCACGGTCTATGCGGGCGGCCTGGTGGAGGTCAAGGGCGGCATCCTCATGCCCGACGGCGGGGAGATCGTCAGCGACGGCCGGGTCATCGCCAACTACGCCATCAACGCGCGCATCCGGGCCCGGCACGACGTGATCATCGCCAACGAGGTCCAGAACTCGACCATCCGCACGGACGGGCGAATCACGGCCCTGTCCGGCAAGGGCACGGTCCTGGGCGGCGAGATCCTTGCCCGCCGGGGGATCGAGGTCAACGAGCTCGGCTCCGAGCTGGGCGTGGCCACGGTGGTCGGCATCCTCCTCGACGAGGCCGAGGACGAGGACCTGCGCGAGGAGCGTCTGCGCGTGGTCCGGTCCATCAAGAAGATCGACGCCACCCTGGGCACCGAACCGCCCGAGACGCTCCTGGCCCGCACGCCCGAGGCCCGGCGGGCCGCCCTGGCCGAGGTCATCAAGCACCGCGAGGCCCTGGTCCGCCGCCGGGACGTCCTGAGCGAAAAAATCAACGGCCTGACCCAACGCCGCCAGCAGGAGATGGAGGGCATCACCATCCGGGTGAAGAAGTTCGTCCACCCCGGCACGGTGATCCAGTTCGGCACCATCCGGAAAAAGGTCGAAAAGCGGCTCCCGTCCCCGGTCTTCTACTGGGACCCGGAAAAGCGCGACATCCTCTGCCGCTAGCCTTCCCCGTAGGCCACCCGGACCAGGGTCAACCCCTGGGGCGGCACCGTGGCCGGGGCCAGGGTGCGGTCCCCGGCCTCAAGGATGACCCGGACCCCGTCCAGGTCCAGCTTCCCCCGGCCGCAGGCCACCAGACAGCCCACCAGATTGCGGACCATCTGCTTGAGGAACCCGTCCGCCGTGAACCGCCAGACCGACTCGTGCGCGGTCGGCCCGGCGTGGCGCGAAATCTCCGTCACGGTCCGCACCGTGGAGTCCACGTCCGTGCCCACATTTTGGAAGGCGGCGAAGTCGTGCTCGCCCAGAAGCAGTCCGGCGGCGGCCTCCATGCGCGCGAAGTCCACGGGGCCGCAGTTCCAGACGAAACGGCGGCGCTGGGGCAGGCAGAACCCCCGCTCGTGCCACAGGCAGTATTCGTAGGTCTTGGACACGGCCCCGTACCGGGCGTGGAAGTCGTCCGGGACCTCGGCCGCGTCGAGCACGCGCACGTCCCTGGGCAGAATGCCGTTCAGGCCGCGTTGCCAGGGAA
Proteins encoded:
- a CDS encoding cysteine-rich small domain-containing protein, with amino-acid sequence MKNSHRFFCNTDCEYFPCHKTKRPERFNCLFCFCPLYFFEECGGNYVILDSGVKDCTTCLIPHTPEGYDHILGRLKARFAEIRGDKPENA
- a CDS encoding DUF4389 domain-containing protein; this encodes MSTETRATTVKRSEILKRCIVTLVCLIFFEVLTLIVEVATLFQYGYLLAVKKRSEPLRRWCNGLSQYGYRIMRYATLNDNRRPFPFAEFPGDEDCEPPVKQVQFR
- a CDS encoding secondary thiamine-phosphate synthase enzyme YjbQ — its product is MDTLEIRTHDREELLDITPAVRRAIRENGWSDGALLLYCPHTTGAVTINEGADPDVVRDIVVNLRKLVPRQGDYRHAEGNSDAHIKSSMFGCDQLVIVEGGEVRLGTWQKIYFCEFDGPRTRKLWVKWLGA
- the cobM gene encoding precorrin-4 C(11)-methyltransferase: MADVYFIGAGPGDPELLTVKGRRLIGQVDLVLYAGSLVPVEVVAGAKPGARVADSAPMTLAETHELMAETVASGGTVARVHTGDPSLFGAIREQMALLDAAGISYEVVPGVTAGFAAAAAAKRSYTVPEVTQTLIFTRMAGKTPVPEGEALRGLAAHGAAMCIYLSAGDPEGVQRELLAGGLDAATLVVMACRVGWPDEKVVETELGALAQAARENGFTRQTVFLVLPGQGREDAGTARSLLYDERFKHMYRA
- a CDS encoding 3'-5' exonuclease, whose amino-acid sequence is MPTLDDVRFVAIDFETADPKRDSACALGIVVVDRGEIVARDYRLIRPPRARFNPFCVRVHGIHWEDVCNEPSFGDLWPELEVHFRGADFLVAHNAAFDKSVLHTCCKESGWTAPEQPFLCTVQLARKTWELSCNKLPNVCEYLGIELNHHNAASDAEACALIAVNGLRRNPDFMNKVL
- the purN gene encoding phosphoribosylglycinamide formyltransferase, whose translation is MAMPIAVLVSGGGSNLQSIIDRIEAGMLDAEIKVVVSNRADAFGLTRARNHNIPTRVLLHTEFPSREAFDEEMVRAIRESGVNETGVVAMAGFMRIVTPVFLETFRGRVVNIHPALLPSFPGVHGQADAVNYGVKISGCTVHFVDEQMDHGPVIIQAAVPCLTGEDGDALGARILGLEHRIYPQALQWLAEGRLEMRGRFVHLKPASRNLALQPVADVDTDTQALVWPPLEEGF
- a CDS encoding YegP family protein, producing MAGKFERKQAKDGQWMFNLKAGNSQVILTSELYTTKAACDNGIASVQKNSPLDERYERKESKSGQPYFVLKAGNHQVIGKSEMYSSKSAMENGIESVKTNGPTTDIVDA
- the cobA gene encoding uroporphyrinogen-III C-methyltransferase — encoded protein: MANVFLVGAGPGDPGMLTLRAREIIESCDVMIYDYLANAEFLKWCKPDCEILYVGKKGGDHTLPQDKINDLIVDKARSGKIVCRLKGGDPYVFGRGGEEGEELVEAGMDFEVVPGITAGVAAAAYAGIPVTHRDFTTSVCFITGHEDPTKSDSGHNWAVYGQSTSTLVFYMGVGNLPMIAKNLMDNGRAADTPVALVRWGTRCNQTSFVSDLEHVAEEAKARNWQAPSIIIVGGVCSLHDKLGWFEKKPLLGKGVIVTRAREQASGLVGVLREQGACVREFPTISVEPLDDYAEVETAILQLARYQWVVFTSVNGVRFFWRQLRAIGLDARIFGGMQIAAIGPATADELRTRGIEPDFIPDKYVAEHVVKGLLERGIQGSDVLIPRAKVAREVLPRELKAAGCNVTVLPVYETRLGQASGDEIMETLGAGDIRYVTFTSSSTVENFFELVPADAFKNYPDVKIASIGPVTSDTVRKFGLTPAIEPEDYTIPGLVDALLKDAGAK
- a CDS encoding valine--tRNA ligase, with product MARKELAKAYEPWDVEEKWESHWEAEKTFTPDPDGPGDPYSIVIPPPNVTGVLHMGHALNLTLQDILCRFNRQQGRNVLWVPGTDHAGIATQNVVERQLKAEGLTRDDLGRDKFIERVWEWKKEKGDHILSQIRRMGASVDWTRECFTFDEQRAKAVREVFVALYEQGLIYKGDYIINWCNRCHTALADDEVEHENKPGHLHHIKYSLADGSGDLIIATTRPETMLGDTAIAVNPDDDRFNHLIGKTAILPLVGRELPIIGDSYVDVEFGTGCLKVTPAHDMNDWEIGRRHNLEVLSVLDEQGMINDNAPEKYRGMTVQAARAAVMADLEAEGRVVEVVEHDHSVGVCYRCKSVIEPHVSTQWFVSMKPLAEKARAAVPDKTQIFPEHWTKTYYQWLDEIRDWCISRQIWWGHRIPAWTCEECGELIVAKEDPTVCPKCGSSRLVQDEDVLDTWFSSALWPFSTMGWPDDTKELAKYYPTSCLVTGFDILFFWVARMMMMGLQFMGEVPFHHVYIHALVRDEQGKKMSKSTGNVIDPLDMIGKYGADALRFTLTSFAAMGRDIKLSEQRIEGYKHFMNKVWNATRFAMMNLPDVIPDADVHEASDLADRWILHRLEEVKETVASATNDYRFNEIAQTLYKFIWSEFCDWYLEMIKPALYGEDERAKEATQRVLWTVLSETMILLHPVTPFITQEIWNVLPRPAGDDRSEDIATLPFPDKRPDCRDERAVAEMELFMGVVSGTRNIRTELLIEPARKLDLLVKTVSDADKAVLNANLDLIKSLARIENLTIGPDVKGPKASGAAVVQGNELFVPLEGVVDFDAELARLDKNLAKLEKTMKGVSGKLKNPGFVNNAPAEVVEGEKTKLAEMEEEKTKLTQLKARLESVMG